AATATTACGGTAGGCGGCACTGGAAAAACGCCGACGGCCCAGCGCCTGGCTGCGGTCATCCGGGAGATGGGCTACCGGGTTGTCATCCTGAACCGCGGCTACCGGGCCAGTTGGCAGGAAGACGTGGGCCTGGTCTCCGATGGCGAAAAAATATACATGTCGGTGTCCGAGGCTGGCGATGAAGCCTATCTGCTGGCGAAAAACGTGCCCGGCGTACCGGTGGTCATCGGACGGGACCGGACGGTTACCGGTGAATATGCCGTCAGCCAGCTCCGGGCCGATGTTGTTATTCTGGATGATGGCTATCAACACTGGAAGCTGGCCCGGGATATTGATATTGTACTGATTGATGCGCTGAATATTTTTGGCAACAATTATCTGCTGCCGCGCGGTACGCTCAGGGAAGAACTGAAGAACCTTGACCGGGCCAGCGTTTGCCTGCTGACCAAAGTTGATCAGGCGGCGCCGGAAGCCAGGAACCGCATTCGGGATACCATCGCCAGCTATAATGAAGACGCCTTAATTGTTGAAAGTATCCATAAACCGCAGCGCTTTATCGAAATCGCCGAATGGCACAAAGGTCTGCGCTGCCATAATATTTCGCTGGAAACGGTCAGCGGCCAGCCGGTTTTTGTTTTTTCCGCCATTGGCAATCCCCAGTCTTTTGAACAATCGGTCTTGGATATCGGGGCTCAGGTGGCGGACAGCCTGCGCTTTCCCGATCATTATGACTATAAGATGGCCGAGATGCAGGAAATGATGCAGCGAGCGGTGGAAATTGGCGCTTGCGCCCTGGTTACCACCGAAAAAGATGCGGTAAAGATTCCGGCTGAATTTATTCACTCCAACCGGCCGCTGCCTCTCTATGTCCTGGGTATTGAAGTATGCTTCCTGGAAGGGCAGGAACAACTGATGGAATTGATTGAAAATACCATGAAGCGACCGGTTTAACCGCAAAGTACCCGAAGTAAGCAAAGGGACCGCAAATAACGGGGCGATTTGAGCGCTTCGGGTTGATCGGGGCTTTTACGGTATTACAGGAGGTTTTTCGATGAATATTCTTTGTGTTATACCAGCCCGCTATGCGTCTACCCGGCTGCCGGGCAAGCCGCTGCTGGATATTGCCGGCCAGCCGATGATTCAGCGCGTTTACGAACGGGCCAAACAAGCTAAACGTCCGTCAACTGTGCTGGTGGCGACCGACCATCAGGCGGTTTACCGGGCCGTAGAGGCTTTTGGCGGGGCGGCAATGCTGACTTCACCGGAGCATCCCACCGGGACCGACCGGCTGGCGGAGGTGGCTGTCAGCTTTCCGGCGGCCGATATTATCATCAATGTACAGGGTGATGAACCATTAATCGAACCGCAGGTGATCGACGACCTGGCCGCCGCTTTTGACGATGACCAGGCTTTGGCAATGGCAACGCTGATGACTCCCCTGAGCGAAGCCGAACAGCATAATCCCAATGTGGTAAAAGTTATTACCGACCTTAAAGGCTACGCCCTTTACTTTTCGCGCTCACTCATTCCGTATCCCCGGGTAAGGCTGAATGACGCACCGGTATATAAGCACCTGGGCCTTTATGCTTACCGCCGGGAGTTTCTGCTTAAGTACGCCCGGCTGGCGCCAACGCCTTTAGAAAGTGTAGAATCACTGGAACAGCTGCGGGCGCTTGAGCATGGCTATCGAATTAAGGTCATCAAAACAGACTTTCAGACGGTTGGCGTAGATACGCCCGAGGATCTGGCGCTGGTGAACAAGCTGCTGAGCGGCAAAGGCGGGTAACCGGCGTCAAGTAGGCGCAGGAGCGCAAAAAGTTTGTGTCCTGCGGGTACTTTGCGGTTCAGCCGTTCCACGCTTTTCCATTCAATATTAAGGAGGTTTTTCGAATGAATACCGTTAATATCGGCTCTATCACGGTGGGAGGCAGACAGCCGGTGGCGCTGATTGCCGGACCCTGCGTAATAGAAGGTTATGAACGTTCCCTGAAGATTGGCCGGGCGATTAAAGATATCGCCACTCGGCTGGGGATGCCTTATATTTTTAAAGCATCCTTCGATAAGGCCAACCGCTCTTCTTACGCTTCATTTCGCGGCCCCGGCCTGGAGGAAGGCTTAGCCATTCTGCAAAAAATCAAACAGGAGCTTGGCGTGCCGGTTGTCAGTGATATTCATGATGTTTCCCAGGTTTCAGCCGCCGCAGGTGTGCTGGATATTTTGCAAATCCCGGCTTTTTTGTCACGGCAGACCGACCTGGTGTATCAGGCGGCCCTGACCGGGAAAGCCGTTAATGTAAAAAAAGGTCAGTTTTTAGCGCCAAACGATATGAAAAACGTCATTACCAAGATGCGCGAAGCCGGTAATGAAAACATCCTGCTGACCGAACGCGGCGCCAGCTTTGGTTATAACAATCTGGTGGTCGATATGCGCGGCCTGGCGATCATGCGTTCTTTTGGCTATCCGGTGGTATTTGACGCCACGCACAGCGTGCAGCTGCCCGGCGGGGCCGGCACCAGCTCGGCCGGACAGCGCGAGTTTGTCAGCTATCTGACCAGGGCTGCTGTGGCGGTGGGCGTTGACGTCCTGTTTATGGAAGTCCATGACAACCCGCCGGAGGCCCTGTGCGACGGACCCAACATGCTGTATGTCGACCAGCTCGAGGATCTGCTGCGCGACGTACTGGCCATCGACAATGTAATCAGACGGCATAAATAAAACATGGACGAACCACAGAGTACACGGAGTACCCAGAGGGAACGTAAAACCCGGTGCGATAATTATCGCACCAAATCTTTCGTTAACCCTCCGTGACCTCTGTGACCTCTGTGGTTAAAACAATGATTTAATGATTAATTAATAAGGAGGTTTTCTTTTATGATTATTGAACAGGCAAGACAAGTGTTGAAAACAGAGGCTGCGGCGATTGAGCGGCTGATTCCGCTGATCAACGGACAATTTACGGCAGCAGTTCAACTGATTCTGGAATGCAAGGGCCGGGTGATCGTTACCGGGATGGGCAAACCCGGTTTGGTGGGCCGGAAGATTGCCGCTACGATGGCCAGTACCGGTACGCCGGCTTTTTTTCTTCATCCGGCGGAAGGCATTCATGGCGATCTTGGCATGGTAACCGCCGAGGATGTCGTGCTGGCTTTATCCAACAGCGGCGAGACCGGAGAGATTGTCGGCATACTGCCGACGCTGAAGCGCATTGGAGTGCCAATTATTGCCCTTTGCGGTCAGGCGGAATCCACTTTGGCTAAAACGGCCGACATTTTTCTTGATGTCAGTGTTGAGCAGGAGGCTTGCCCGCTGGGGCTGGCGCCCACTTCCAGCACGACGGCAACGATGGCCATGGGCGATGCCCTGGCGGTGGTGTTATTGGCTGAGCGCAAGTTCACCCGGGAAAATTTTGCTCTGTACCATCCCGGCGGTTCACTGGGACGCAAGCTGTTATTGACGGTCGAGCGGGTGATGCACAGCGACGAGGATAACCCGGTTGTCACCCTGGATAAAACAGTCAAGGAAGCTTTGTTTGTGATGACCGCCAAGGGGCTTGGCGCTACCTCGGTGGTGGATGATCAGGGCAAACTGACCGGTCTGGTGACCGATGGCGACATCCGGCGCGGTCTGGAAAGAGGCCATGAGTTTTTGGATAAGCCGGTGACCGAGCTGATGACGAAAAATCCCCGGACCATTACCGCCGATAAGCTGGCGGCTCAGGCTTTGCATGTGATGGAGAAAAATAAACCCCGTCCAATTACAGTATTGCCGGTGGTTGACGGGGAGGAGCGGGCAATTGGTATTATTCACCTTACTGACTTATTACGTCAAGGAGTGGTATAATGGATAGTAAGACCCGGGCCCGCCGCATTAAACTATTGATTTTTGATGTTGACGGGGTATTGACCAACGGCCGGATTATCATTGGCCGGGACGGTGAGGCCGCCAAGGAATTTTACGCGCAGGATGGCCTGGGAATTGCAATCGCTCACCGGGCGGGTCTTAAAACTGCCATCATTACCGGTCGCACAAGTGACATGGTTCGCTTGCGCAGTACGGAACTGAAAATAACCGATGTTTATCAAGGGACAATGAGCAAAACAGCAGCCCTGCAGGAACTGGCCGCCAAATATCACCTGAATTTGGCTGAAATTGGCTATGTTGGCGATGATCTTATTGATCTGCCAGTGATGGTTCAGGTCGGTTTGGCTTGTGCGGTGGCGAATGCCGTTCCCGAAGTCAAGGCCAGGGCCCACTATATTACCGGCAGCGCCGGCGGCAATGGCGCGGCCCGTGAAGTGATTGAGCTGATTTTAACCGCCCAGAATAAGTGGGCCGGGATCATCGAAGCCTACACCTGTTCAGTACCGGCTGATTCAGCGCAATAACCGGACGCTTGATCACACATCAGCATGAGAGGAGGAGGGTGCGTGCAATATAAAATTCTAAAATTGCTCAGCTATCTGATCTGTTTATTGCCCTACCGGCTTATTTTACTGCTGGGGCAGGGGTTTGGCCGGCTTTATTACCGTATTGCCGCCCGTCAGCGTAAGCGGGCGGTTGCCCAGATGCAGGAAAGTCTTCAAATCTCCGCTGAACAGGCTGAACGTATCGCGGTTAACCTCTTTGAAAATCTTG
Above is a genomic segment from Dendrosporobacter quercicolus containing:
- the kdsA gene encoding 3-deoxy-8-phosphooctulonate synthase; protein product: MNTVNIGSITVGGRQPVALIAGPCVIEGYERSLKIGRAIKDIATRLGMPYIFKASFDKANRSSYASFRGPGLEEGLAILQKIKQELGVPVVSDIHDVSQVSAAAGVLDILQIPAFLSRQTDLVYQAALTGKAVNVKKGQFLAPNDMKNVITKMREAGNENILLTERGASFGYNNLVVDMRGLAIMRSFGYPVVFDATHSVQLPGGAGTSSAGQREFVSYLTRAAVAVGVDVLFMEVHDNPPEALCDGPNMLYVDQLEDLLRDVLAIDNVIRRHK
- the kdsB gene encoding 3-deoxy-manno-octulosonate cytidylyltransferase, which gives rise to MNILCVIPARYASTRLPGKPLLDIAGQPMIQRVYERAKQAKRPSTVLVATDHQAVYRAVEAFGGAAMLTSPEHPTGTDRLAEVAVSFPAADIIINVQGDEPLIEPQVIDDLAAAFDDDQALAMATLMTPLSEAEQHNPNVVKVITDLKGYALYFSRSLIPYPRVRLNDAPVYKHLGLYAYRREFLLKYARLAPTPLESVESLEQLRALEHGYRIKVIKTDFQTVGVDTPEDLALVNKLLSGKGG
- a CDS encoding KdsC family phosphatase is translated as MDSKTRARRIKLLIFDVDGVLTNGRIIIGRDGEAAKEFYAQDGLGIAIAHRAGLKTAIITGRTSDMVRLRSTELKITDVYQGTMSKTAALQELAAKYHLNLAEIGYVGDDLIDLPVMVQVGLACAVANAVPEVKARAHYITGSAGGNGAAREVIELILTAQNKWAGIIEAYTCSVPADSAQ
- a CDS encoding KpsF/GutQ family sugar-phosphate isomerase, coding for MIIEQARQVLKTEAAAIERLIPLINGQFTAAVQLILECKGRVIVTGMGKPGLVGRKIAATMASTGTPAFFLHPAEGIHGDLGMVTAEDVVLALSNSGETGEIVGILPTLKRIGVPIIALCGQAESTLAKTADIFLDVSVEQEACPLGLAPTSSTTATMAMGDALAVVLLAERKFTRENFALYHPGGSLGRKLLLTVERVMHSDEDNPVVTLDKTVKEALFVMTAKGLGATSVVDDQGKLTGLVTDGDIRRGLERGHEFLDKPVTELMTKNPRTITADKLAAQALHVMEKNKPRPITVLPVVDGEERAIGIIHLTDLLRQGVV